Proteins encoded in a region of the Scatophagus argus isolate fScaArg1 chromosome 1, fScaArg1.pri, whole genome shotgun sequence genome:
- the kars1 gene encoding lysine--tRNA ligase isoform X1, with protein sequence MLCAVRAARQQLCHALGVRGQWLKCAPPCTAAVSAQIYGKRWKGDKSELKRRMKAEKKAAEKEVKVKEQLDQKKETDDQAALRAGVDEETLDPNQYFKIRSQAIQELKGTAEDPYPHKFHVDLSLTDFIEKYNHLQPGDQLTDVVLNVSGRVHAKRVSGAKLLFYDLRGEGVKLQVMANSRNYKSEEEFVAINNKLRRGDVIGVRGNPGKTKKGELSIIPVEMTLLSPCLHMLPHLHFGLKDKETRYRQRYLDLILNDYVRQKFITRSKIITYVRSFLDQLGFLEIETPMMNIIPGGAVARPFVTYHNELDMNLYMRIAPELYHKMLVVGGLDRVYEIGRQFRNEGIDLTHNPEFTTCEFYMAYADYHDLMEITEKLLSGMVKHITGGYKVTYHPDGPEGQAYEIDFTPPFRRVSMTHDLEKIMGVKFPPTDSYNSDETRKFFDDLCTQKGVECPPPRTTARLLDKLVGDFLEVTCVNPTFICDHPQIMSPLAKWHRSQKGLTERFELFVMKKEICNAYTELNDPIRQRELFEQQAKAKAEGDDEAMFIDETFCTALEYGLPPTAGWGMGIDRLTMFLTNSNNIKEVLLFPAMKPDDNKTSAPTEGTSV encoded by the exons ATGCTGTGTGCGGTCAGGGCAGCCAGACAGCAGTTGTGCCATGCCCTTGGGGTCAGAGGGCAGTGGTTAAAATGTGCACCGCCATGTACTGCTGCAGTCTCAGCTCAAATTTACGGAAAGCGTTGGAAAGGTGACAAAAG TGAGCTTAAGAGACGAATGAAAGCTGAGAAGAAGGCGGCTGAGAAAGAAGTCAAGGTCAAAGAGCAGCTGGACCAAAAGAAGGAAACCGATGACCAGGCAGCGCTACGTGCTGGTGTAGATGAGGAGACTCTTGACCCAAAT CAATACTTCAAGATCCGCTCCCAGGCCATCCAGGAACTGAAAGGCACAGCGGAGGACCCGTACCCACACAAGTTTCATGTAGACTTGTCGCTCACAGATTTCATTGAGAAATATAATCATCTACAGCCTGGAGACCAGCTGACTGATGTTGTCCTCAATGTATCAG GTCGCGTCCACGCCAAGAGGGTTTCTGGAGCCAAGCTGCTTTTCTACGACCTCCGAGGTGAAGGCGTCAAGTTGCAAGTTATGGCAAACTCGAG gaACTACAAGTCAGAGGAGGAGTTTGTGGCCATCAACAACAAACTGCGCCGTGGTGACGTCATTGGTGTCCGTGGAAACCCCGGGAAGACCAAGAAAGGGGAGTTGAGCATCATTCCCGTTGAGATGACTCTGCTGTCACCATGTTTGCACATGTTGCCCCACCTCCACTTTGGCCTCAAAGACAAG GAAACAAGATACCGCCAGCGCTACTTGGATCTGATCCTCAATGACTACGTGAGGCAGAAATTTATAACACGCTCCAAAATCATCACATACGTGCGCAGCTTCCTGGACCAGCTGGGATTTTTGGAG ATTGAGACACCAATGATGAACATTATTCCTGGTGGAGCAGTGGCCCGTCCATTTGTTACTTACCACAATGAGCTGGACATGAACCTGTACATGAGGATTGCCCCTGAGCTCTACCACAAG ATGCTTGTGGTTGGCGGACTGGACAGAGTATACGAGATTGGTCGCCAGTTCAGGAATGAAGGCATCGATCTTACTCATAACCCAGAGTTCACCACCTGTGAATTCTACATGGCGTATGCGGATTACCATGACTTGATGGAGATCACAGAGAAACTCCTCTCAG GTATGGTGAAGCACATCACTGGAGGATACAAGGTGACTTACCACCCCGATGGTCCCGAGGGACAGGCCTATGAGATTGACTTCACTCCACCATTCAGAAGAGTGAGCATGACACACGACCTGGAGAAGATTATGGGAGTCAAATTCCCTCCGACTGACAGCTACAACAGTGATG AGACGCGTAAGTTCTTTGACGACCTGTGTACACAGAAAGGAGTTGAGTGTCCTCCACCCAGAACCACTGCCCGCCTCCTTGACAAG TTGGTTGGAGATTTCCTTGAGGTCACTTGTGTCAACCCCACATTCATCTGTGATCATCCTCAGATCATGAGTCCCTTAGCCAAATG GCACAGATCGCAGAAAGGCCTCACGGAGCGCTTTGAGCTCTTTGTGATGAAGAAGGAAATCTGCAATGCTTACACCGAGTTGAATGATCCGATTAGACAGAGGGAGCTTTTCGAGCAGCAGGCCAAG GCCAAAGCTGAGGGTGACGATGAAGCCATGTTTATTGATGAGACCTTCTGCACAGCGCTGGAGTACGGACTGCCGCCGACTGCCGGCTGGGGTATGGGCATCGATCGTCTCACCATGTTCCTCACCAACTCCAACAACATCAAG GAGGTGTTGTTGTTCCCTGCCATGAAGCCTGACGACAACAAGACATCAGCACCCACAGAGGGCACCTCCGTCTAA
- the rpl13 gene encoding 60S ribosomal protein L13, with the protein MAPSRNGMILNPHFHKDWQKRVRTWFNQPARKIRRRKARQAKARRIAPRPVAGPLRPQVRCPTIRYHTKVRAGRGFTLEELKAAGIHKKTARTIGISVDPRRRNRSTESLQANVQRLKEYRSKLILFPRKASAPKKGDSTEEELKMATQLTGPVMPIKTVHKKEKARVISEDEKNFKAFASLRMARANARLFGIRAKRAKEAAEQDVEKKK; encoded by the exons ATGGCCCCCAGCCGGAATGGAATGATTCTGAACCCACACTTCCACAAGGACTGGCAGAAAAGAGTGCGCACCTGGTTCAACCAGCCAGCCAGGAAGATCCGCAG GCGAAAGGCTCGTCAGGCCAAAGCCCGTCGTATTGCTCCCCGACCTGTCGCTGGACCACTGAGGCCACAGGTCAGGTGTCCCACTATCAGGTACCACACCAAGGTCCGTGCCGGACGTGGCTTCACCCTGGAGGAACTGAAG GCTGCTGGCATCCACAAGAAGACAGCCCGCACCATTGGCATCTCGGTTGACCCTCGCCGTCGCAACAGATCCACAGAATCTCTGCAGGCCAACGTGCAGCGTCTGAAGGAGTACCGCTCCAAACTCATCCTGTTCCCCAGGAAGGCTTCTGCTCCTAAGAAGGGAGACAGCACT GAGGAGGAACTGAAGATGGCCACTCAGCTCACTGGTCCAGTCATGCCCATCAAAACT GTGCACAAGAAAGAGAAGGCCCGGGTTATCTCTGAGGATGAGAAGAACTTCAAGGCCTTCGCCAGCCTGCGTATGGCCCGCGCCAACGCTCGTCTTTTTGGCATTCGTGCCAAGAGAGCCAAAGAGGCTGCCGAGCAAGACGTGgaaaagaagaagtga
- the kars1 gene encoding lysine--tRNA ligase isoform X2 encodes MADEAAVDGGKLSKNELKRRMKAEKKAAEKEVKVKEQLDQKKETDDQAALRAGVDEETLDPNQYFKIRSQAIQELKGTAEDPYPHKFHVDLSLTDFIEKYNHLQPGDQLTDVVLNVSGRVHAKRVSGAKLLFYDLRGEGVKLQVMANSRNYKSEEEFVAINNKLRRGDVIGVRGNPGKTKKGELSIIPVEMTLLSPCLHMLPHLHFGLKDKETRYRQRYLDLILNDYVRQKFITRSKIITYVRSFLDQLGFLEIETPMMNIIPGGAVARPFVTYHNELDMNLYMRIAPELYHKMLVVGGLDRVYEIGRQFRNEGIDLTHNPEFTTCEFYMAYADYHDLMEITEKLLSGMVKHITGGYKVTYHPDGPEGQAYEIDFTPPFRRVSMTHDLEKIMGVKFPPTDSYNSDETRKFFDDLCTQKGVECPPPRTTARLLDKLVGDFLEVTCVNPTFICDHPQIMSPLAKWHRSQKGLTERFELFVMKKEICNAYTELNDPIRQRELFEQQAKAKAEGDDEAMFIDETFCTALEYGLPPTAGWGMGIDRLTMFLTNSNNIKEVLLFPAMKPDDNKTSAPTEGTSV; translated from the exons ATGGCTGACGAGGCAGCGGTGGACGGAGGGAAACTCAGCAAAAA TGAGCTTAAGAGACGAATGAAAGCTGAGAAGAAGGCGGCTGAGAAAGAAGTCAAGGTCAAAGAGCAGCTGGACCAAAAGAAGGAAACCGATGACCAGGCAGCGCTACGTGCTGGTGTAGATGAGGAGACTCTTGACCCAAAT CAATACTTCAAGATCCGCTCCCAGGCCATCCAGGAACTGAAAGGCACAGCGGAGGACCCGTACCCACACAAGTTTCATGTAGACTTGTCGCTCACAGATTTCATTGAGAAATATAATCATCTACAGCCTGGAGACCAGCTGACTGATGTTGTCCTCAATGTATCAG GTCGCGTCCACGCCAAGAGGGTTTCTGGAGCCAAGCTGCTTTTCTACGACCTCCGAGGTGAAGGCGTCAAGTTGCAAGTTATGGCAAACTCGAG gaACTACAAGTCAGAGGAGGAGTTTGTGGCCATCAACAACAAACTGCGCCGTGGTGACGTCATTGGTGTCCGTGGAAACCCCGGGAAGACCAAGAAAGGGGAGTTGAGCATCATTCCCGTTGAGATGACTCTGCTGTCACCATGTTTGCACATGTTGCCCCACCTCCACTTTGGCCTCAAAGACAAG GAAACAAGATACCGCCAGCGCTACTTGGATCTGATCCTCAATGACTACGTGAGGCAGAAATTTATAACACGCTCCAAAATCATCACATACGTGCGCAGCTTCCTGGACCAGCTGGGATTTTTGGAG ATTGAGACACCAATGATGAACATTATTCCTGGTGGAGCAGTGGCCCGTCCATTTGTTACTTACCACAATGAGCTGGACATGAACCTGTACATGAGGATTGCCCCTGAGCTCTACCACAAG ATGCTTGTGGTTGGCGGACTGGACAGAGTATACGAGATTGGTCGCCAGTTCAGGAATGAAGGCATCGATCTTACTCATAACCCAGAGTTCACCACCTGTGAATTCTACATGGCGTATGCGGATTACCATGACTTGATGGAGATCACAGAGAAACTCCTCTCAG GTATGGTGAAGCACATCACTGGAGGATACAAGGTGACTTACCACCCCGATGGTCCCGAGGGACAGGCCTATGAGATTGACTTCACTCCACCATTCAGAAGAGTGAGCATGACACACGACCTGGAGAAGATTATGGGAGTCAAATTCCCTCCGACTGACAGCTACAACAGTGATG AGACGCGTAAGTTCTTTGACGACCTGTGTACACAGAAAGGAGTTGAGTGTCCTCCACCCAGAACCACTGCCCGCCTCCTTGACAAG TTGGTTGGAGATTTCCTTGAGGTCACTTGTGTCAACCCCACATTCATCTGTGATCATCCTCAGATCATGAGTCCCTTAGCCAAATG GCACAGATCGCAGAAAGGCCTCACGGAGCGCTTTGAGCTCTTTGTGATGAAGAAGGAAATCTGCAATGCTTACACCGAGTTGAATGATCCGATTAGACAGAGGGAGCTTTTCGAGCAGCAGGCCAAG GCCAAAGCTGAGGGTGACGATGAAGCCATGTTTATTGATGAGACCTTCTGCACAGCGCTGGAGTACGGACTGCCGCCGACTGCCGGCTGGGGTATGGGCATCGATCGTCTCACCATGTTCCTCACCAACTCCAACAACATCAAG GAGGTGTTGTTGTTCCCTGCCATGAAGCCTGACGACAACAAGACATCAGCACCCACAGAGGGCACCTCCGTCTAA
- the gcshb gene encoding glycine cleavage system protein H (aminomethyl carrier), b has product MAMRAALRCVSANFSPRLPQLSSAAQLSATRLLWRSGSPRTLSTTSALSTALKFTDKHEWVRVEGGIGTVGISNYAQEALGDVVYCGLPEVGQKLEQMEDFGALESVKAASELYSPLTGEVTEINTELAENPGLVNKACYKEGWLIKMTIEKPEELDGLMDQSAYDKFIKSLEE; this is encoded by the exons ATGGCGATGAGAGCGGCGCTGCGGTGCGTTTCTGCAAACTTTTCCCCCAGACTGCCTCAGCTCTCGTCAGCAGCGCAGCTTTCAGCGACTCGGCTGCTGTGGAGGAGCGGTTCTCCGCGGACACTGAGCACGACCTCGGCCCTGTCCacag cCCTGAAGTTCACAGATAAGCATGAGTGGGTGCGAGTGGAAGGTGGAATTGGCACAGTTGGTATCAGCAATTATGCTCAG GAGGCATTAGGTGATGTGGTTTACTGTGGACTCCCTGAAGTCGGCCAAAAACTTGAACAAATGG agGATTTTGGTGCCTTGGAAAGTGTAAAGGCTGCCAGTGAGTTATACTCACCACTAACTGGGGAAGTGACTGAAATCAACACAGAGTTGGCAGAGAATCCTGGACTTGTGAATAAAGCCTGCTACAAAGAGG GCTGGCTAATCAAAATGACAATCGAAAAGCCCGAAGAACTCGACGGCCTCATGGATCAATCTGCATATGATAAATTTATAAAGTCACTTGAAGAATAA